The Thermotoga sp. Mc24 genome includes a window with the following:
- a CDS encoding alkaline phosphatase family protein has protein sequence MELKKLDEGLFWPDYKNSIVNFSNSILELFDEKPLHRPFRFPKRVLENVRKVIVMVIDGLSFEIFSDTIHDDDVQVFPCSSVFPTTTAAALPSLYSALTPLEHGFLGYILYLREVGSLVNMIEMSPPGLPRDSVLRFHDFKFTTIFQRLQSKVKSFFFIPRYLLGTGFSRIMSQGSEQIGFSSFGDMIERTLEVLEKHDRTLVFIYWPTLDSIAHKNGVGREYIRELRWIYRILKSELLRRLKQDTLFFLVSDHGQISTPQDNEIWWDFSSEVMRFLDRPPAGEQRMMFLYTKKKRALIEYLKEKYGDFAVFLDTKDVVQLFGTGRKHPEFFSRVGDAVLITRETFSFNYRYTGKEESLSGRHGSLSYQELVVPLVVYRRW, from the coding sequence ATGGAGCTCAAAAAACTGGATGAAGGTCTTTTCTGGCCGGATTACAAAAACTCTATCGTCAATTTTTCAAATTCGATTCTCGAATTGTTCGACGAAAAACCACTACATAGGCCTTTCAGGTTCCCCAAGCGAGTTCTTGAAAACGTGAGAAAAGTGATCGTTATGGTAATAGACGGCCTCAGTTTTGAGATCTTTTCGGACACGATTCATGATGACGATGTTCAGGTTTTTCCCTGTTCGTCTGTTTTTCCAACCACCACCGCTGCTGCTCTTCCCAGTCTCTACTCTGCTCTCACACCGTTAGAACACGGCTTTTTGGGCTACATTCTTTATCTCAGAGAAGTGGGAAGCCTTGTGAACATGATAGAGATGTCTCCTCCGGGCCTTCCCAGAGACAGCGTGCTCAGGTTTCACGATTTCAAGTTCACCACTATCTTTCAGAGACTTCAGAGCAAAGTGAAGAGCTTCTTTTTTATTCCAAGGTATCTTCTGGGAACGGGTTTTTCCAGAATAATGTCCCAGGGATCGGAGCAGATCGGTTTTTCGAGTTTTGGGGATATGATCGAAAGAACTCTTGAAGTGCTTGAAAAACACGACAGAACGCTGGTTTTCATCTACTGGCCAACGTTGGATTCGATAGCGCACAAAAACGGTGTTGGAAGAGAGTACATCAGAGAGCTGAGATGGATTTACAGGATCTTGAAGTCCGAACTTCTCCGCAGGCTGAAGCAGGACACACTCTTTTTCCTTGTGAGCGACCACGGGCAGATTTCGACACCTCAAGACAACGAAATATGGTGGGATTTTTCTTCTGAAGTCATGAGGTTTCTCGACAGACCCCCCGCTGGAGAACAGAGAATGATGTTTCTTTATACGAAAAAAAAGAGAGCTTTGATAGAATATCTTAAGGAGAAATACGGAGATTTTGCCGTTTTTCTTGACACGAAAGACGTCGTCCAGCTTTTTGGAACTGGAAGAAAGCACCCAGAATTTTTCAGCAGAGTGGGAGACGCTGTTCTGATAACAAGGGAGACTTTTTCCTTTAACTACAGATACACAGGGAAGGAAGAGAGCTTGTCTGGAAGGCACGGGAGTCTTTCTTATCAGGAACTGGTGGTGCCTTTGGTAGTCTACAGGAGGTGGTAA
- the prfB gene encoding peptide chain release factor 2, which yields MISFETKTKIEELEKKYKDVLSVVNEDEINKELEEVEKKLTDPSVWNDQKKAREYTQKLKRLKNISEDLKRVRSLFEDLEVAIELSDEDQEMAQHVEEIVQELEGAVKKLELEIILNGKYDPNNAYLSVHPGAGGTESQDWAQMLLRMYMRWAERKGFDVEIVELQPGEEAGIKDATILIKGEYAYGYLKYESGVHRLVRISPFDAARRRHTSFASVNVIPEIDDDVDIEIKPEDLKIETFRASGHGGQYVNKTESAVRITHLPTGIVVSCQNERSQHQNKQTALKILKAKLYQLEMEKKRREIQEIQGELKDISWGNQIRSYIFHPYTMVKDHRTGVETANVDAVMDGDIDMFIEAELVYFARRSS from the coding sequence ATGATCAGTTTCGAAACCAAAACCAAGATAGAAGAACTTGAAAAGAAATACAAGGATGTTCTTTCGGTGGTCAACGAGGATGAAATCAACAAGGAACTCGAAGAGGTAGAGAAAAAACTCACAGATCCATCGGTATGGAATGATCAAAAAAAGGCGCGTGAGTACACCCAGAAACTGAAGAGGTTGAAGAACATCTCTGAAGATTTGAAGAGAGTGAGGTCTCTGTTCGAAGATCTGGAAGTCGCTATAGAACTTTCCGACGAGGACCAAGAAATGGCTCAGCACGTGGAAGAAATAGTCCAGGAACTGGAGGGCGCCGTCAAAAAACTGGAACTTGAAATCATTCTGAACGGAAAATACGATCCGAACAACGCTTACCTGTCGGTCCATCCAGGTGCAGGTGGTACTGAGTCCCAGGACTGGGCGCAGATGCTTCTCAGAATGTACATGAGGTGGGCAGAGAGAAAAGGTTTCGATGTTGAGATCGTAGAGCTGCAGCCAGGAGAGGAAGCCGGCATCAAGGATGCCACGATCCTCATAAAAGGTGAATACGCTTACGGTTATCTGAAATACGAATCCGGTGTTCACAGGCTGGTTAGGATCTCACCCTTTGACGCAGCCAGAAGAAGACACACTTCTTTCGCTTCTGTGAATGTGATTCCGGAGATAGATGACGATGTGGATATAGAAATCAAGCCAGAAGATTTGAAGATAGAAACCTTCAGAGCCTCTGGACACGGTGGACAGTACGTCAACAAAACCGAATCTGCCGTGAGAATCACTCACCTGCCAACTGGGATCGTGGTCTCCTGTCAAAACGAAAGATCGCAGCACCAGAACAAACAGACCGCGCTGAAGATACTCAAGGCGAAACTGTACCAGCTCGAGATGGAAAAGAAGCGAAGAGAAATACAGGAGATTCAGGGAGAACTCAAGGACATTTCCTGGGGAAACCAGATAAGATCTTATATTTTCCACCCGTACACGATGGTTAAAGATCACAGAACCGGAGTGGAAACTGCGAACGTTGACGCCGTTATGGATGGAGACATAGATATGTTCATAGAGGCCGAGCTGGTCTATTTCGCTCGTCGATCAAGTTAA
- a CDS encoding helix-turn-helix domain-containing protein: MISEISHDVIWDLYEGEDYRDKILAEKWDVVFGEKILELEDTLFVQSLRELEIALKYAAVRKDFETIKARFNLLLYTPELQGAKIKEILFRVLKFYNSFSIFALVSEKGVHRHAYVDFVTGGNYLSLIYHEDLPMNINSYTVFIDDVPPDFSPAGLGGRKIILGMNSTPKNNIPFVEIPPLRERKMDIPYMLDGVIRSLQFQGKTVKIDDDLTKLLIEYHWPGNTQEFLEKVYEIITLENPVDQAMKIASGIDEIKGLNLKEFVDSLVEFVEKKVIKKALEENEGNRKKVCEVLNMNYKTLSYKMKKYGLT; the protein is encoded by the coding sequence ATGATATCAGAGATATCCCACGATGTGATCTGGGATCTGTACGAAGGAGAAGACTACAGAGACAAGATCCTTGCCGAAAAGTGGGATGTGGTTTTCGGTGAGAAGATCCTGGAACTGGAGGATACCCTTTTTGTCCAGTCTTTGAGAGAGCTGGAAATCGCCTTGAAGTACGCGGCTGTCAGAAAGGATTTTGAAACCATCAAAGCAAGATTCAACCTTTTACTCTACACTCCAGAGCTTCAGGGAGCCAAGATAAAGGAAATTCTGTTCCGAGTTTTGAAATTTTACAATTCTTTTTCTATCTTCGCTCTTGTTTCAGAGAAAGGGGTTCACAGACACGCGTATGTGGATTTTGTAACGGGTGGAAATTACCTTTCCCTCATCTACCATGAAGATCTTCCAATGAACATAAATTCATACACTGTTTTCATCGACGATGTGCCTCCAGATTTCTCGCCTGCTGGTCTTGGTGGCAGAAAGATAATACTGGGAATGAACAGCACGCCGAAAAACAACATCCCTTTCGTCGAAATACCGCCTTTGAGAGAAAGGAAGATGGATATACCCTACATGCTTGACGGGGTCATAAGATCTCTTCAATTCCAGGGAAAAACAGTGAAAATCGATGACGATCTGACAAAGCTCCTGATAGAGTACCACTGGCCGGGAAACACGCAGGAGTTTCTCGAGAAAGTCTACGAAATAATTACTCTGGAGAATCCCGTTGATCAGGCGATGAAAATCGCCAGTGGAATCGATGAGATAAAAGGCTTGAACCTGAAAGAATTCGTTGATTCTCTGGTTGAATTCGTGGAAAAGAAGGTCATAAAGAAAGCCCTCGAGGAAAACGAGGGCAATCGAAAAAAAGTATGTGAAGTCCTGAATATGAACTACAAGACCCTGTCTTACAAGATGAAGAAATACGGTTTAACTTGA